One stretch of Corvus hawaiiensis isolate bCorHaw1 chromosome 1, bCorHaw1.pri.cur, whole genome shotgun sequence DNA includes these proteins:
- the NACAD gene encoding NAC-alpha domain-containing protein 1 isoform X10 gives MPEGAEAAPPPMPAIPPPMPAKEEARPPPEGASCDPGPAAAAPPGSPCRPPPPADPLDTRIVMGEETRCPPPEPRGGPPVPCPFPAPPKEPPPGRPPALDPELFFTAPSTPVRAGGVRPPPHEEPTDGDSEGLCSPPTSPSGSYMTAEGGSWGSSGTASTSPSCSPNLAAEAEGLGEAEGEAEGLGGALVLPPGLGDPPAFPPLSPEEEEEEDDDEDGPFALPGCADDEEDDDEDGQTPEEEEEEDEDEDEGSGLIPAALLPFRGSLLFQAEAVEISPRAPAEEEDEEDEGSTSASFLRSLSESSIPEGGDEAFAFRDDTDASSDSAAYDGDEDERLYGTERHAGDTGTLPGTPPALLGPAGVELHLHAGSPCHPPGQDTAPGSLGTPLAPPGGDAELDGDAFVTITGAWPPPEPPEELAATEGSGAAPGQGPCPELPVTGPVPRLLCAGDPQSHQLGGANGEPQDGPGGDSDGDNDIELSTGTADGHSELDSAAPSLGTSVTPTPLDEMDTAANNVVTPVTPSLMDTVYTDLVSPVIPTPLDEMDTAATSPVTPSPSDEPDTVATDMVTPGTPSPLDEPDTADTDVVTPSLMDSTATSLMAPSPSDAAATDAVTLVTPSPPDELDTMATSLVTPSPPDEPDTVATSLVTPSPPDELDTVATSLVTPSPPDEPDTVATSLVTPSPPDEPDAMAISLVTPVTPSPPDEPDTVATDLVTPVTPSPPDEPDAVATSLVTPVTPSPSDELDTMATDLVTPVTPSPSDEPDTMATDLVTPSPSDELDTVATSLVTPVTPSPPDELDAVATSLVTPVTPSPPDEPDTMATSLVTPSPPDEPDAVATDLVTPSPPDEPDTVATDLVTPVTPSPLDELDIMATDLVTPVTLSLLDKMEVVDTVLVTPVTSTLKDAVAIDLVASVTPTLMAAAATNLVTSVTPPPLDERDTVAIDLVTSVTPALLDTTDTAPVTPSVADTTDTTPVTPVIPTPRDETATVTTDAATPSPIDTMATHPVTPSPPAAAPAPCPPPRAVSPVALAAGVAPSQESSAVPPCPLAQGTLSQPPGDVPEESEHAATASPKALSPELPDTSRSRTASSFVTAPEGSAGETPPRPPEPRGEPEEEEEEDEDAAPVPPSPQFTASEREVFVGIPPAPPELLPPPGAFSGRGAGPAVTAPLRGAPGALPPALQEPPTPRPGPEPPGHAAGGTDAKVPPSPPGPPAAPPEQQEEEEAVAGVAPGPLPAAGAQPGPPPEPPRPAPPKLSQVPPPATPAPLAPSPPRAPRSQEPPPGLPLSRKHLEAPQPSSQKEPEPRGRAGGPGAGGGRAAPRGSLQSESSSSSEAEAPRPPPAPQRCQPNHRGSGNESESNDESIPELEEPEGSEPPPAQPQVPLGHALGPGEEPLSKAKQSRSEKKARKAMSKLGLRQIHGVTRITIRKSKNILFVISKPDVFKSPVSDIYIVFGEAKIEDLSQQVHKAAAEKFKVPLEHSALVTDAAPALAIKEESEEEEEVDETGLEVRDIELVMAQANVSRPKAVRALRHNNNDIVNAIMELTM, from the exons ATGCCGGAGGGAGCGGAGGCAG CCCCCCCGCCGATGCCTGCGATCCCCCCGCCGATGCCGGCCAAGGAAGAGGCTCGTCCCCCGCCCGAGGGGGCCAGCTGTgaccccggccccgccgccgccgccccccccggCTCTCCCTgccggccgcccccgcccgcggACCCGCTGGATACCCGCATTGTGATGGGGGAGGAGACGCGCTGCCCCCCGCCCGAGCCTCGGGGGGGGCCCCCCGTGCCTTGCCCCTTCCCCGCGCCCCCCAAGGAGCCCCCCCCGGGCCGCCCCCCCGCGCTGGACCCCGAGCTGTTCTTCACGGCCCCCTCGACGCCGGTGCGGGCGGGGGGGGTGCGGCCGCCCCCCCACGAGGAGCCGACGGACGGGGACAGCGAGGGGCTGTGCTCGCCCCCCACGTCCCCCTCGGGGTCTTACATGACGGCCGAGGGCGGCAGCTGGGGCTCCTCGGGCACGGCCAGCACCTCCCCGTCCTGCTCCCCCAACCTGGCGGCCGAGGCTGAAGGCCTGGGCGAGGCTGAGGGCGAGGCTGAAGGTCTGGGGGGGGCCCTGGTGCTGCCCCCCGGCCTGGGGGACCCCCCGGCCttccccccactgtcccccgaggaggaggaggaggaggatgatgacGAAGACGGCCCCTTCGCCCTGCCGGGCTGTGCGGACgatgaggaggatgatgatgaggatGGGCAGACgccggaggaggaggaggaggaggatgaggacgaggacgagggcTCGGGGCTGATCCCGGCGGCGCTGCTCCCGTTCCGCGGCAGCCTCCTCTTCCAGGCCGAGGCCGTGGAGATCTCGCCCCGGGCCCCCgccgaggaggaggacgaggaggacgaagGCAGCACCTCGGCGTCCTTCCTGCGCTCGCTGTCCGAGAGCTCCATCCCCGAGGGCGGGGACGAGGCTTTCGCCTTCCGCGACGACACCGACGCCTCCTCGGACTCGGCCGCTTACGACGGGGACGAGGACGAGCGGCTCTACGGCACCGAGCGGCAcgcgggggacacggggacactcCCGGGCACCCCCCCGGCACTCCTCGGCCCCGCCGGCGTCGAGCTCCACCTCCATGCCGGGTCCCCGTGTCACCCCCCGGGCCAGGACACGGCTCCCGGATctttggggacacccctggcACCCCCTGGAGGGGACGCAGAGCTGGACGGCGACGCCTTTGTCACCATCACGGGGGCGTGGCCCCCGCCGGAGCCCCCCGAGGAGCTGGCAGCGACAGAAGGTTCTGGAGCGGCGCCGGGACAGGGACCTtgcccagagctgccagtgACTGGCCCTGTCCCCCGGCTGCTCTGTGCCGGGGACCCCCAGAGCCACCAGCTGGGGGGGGCCAATGGGGAGCCCCAGGACGGCCCTGGGGGTGACAGTGATGGTGACAATGACATTGAGCTCAGCACTGGGACAGCTGATGGCCACAGCGAGCTGGactctgcagcccccagcttGGGCACATCAGTGACACCGACCCCCCTGGATGAGATGGACACTGCAGCCAATAATGTGGTGACACCAGTGACACCCAGCCTGATGGACACAGTGTACACGGACCTGGTGTCACCAGTGATACCAACCCCACTGGACGAGATGGACACTGCAGCCACCAGCCCAGTGACACCCAGCCCGTCTGATGAGCCGGACACTGTGGCCACTGACATGGTGACACCAGGGACACCAAGCCCACTGGATGAGCCAGACACTGCAGACACTGATGTGGTGACACCCAGCCTGATGGACAGCACAGCTACCAGCCTGATGGCACCCAGCCCGTCAGATGCTGCAGCCACTGATGCAGTGACACTGGTGACACCAAGCCCCCCAGATGAGCTGGACACTATGGCCACCAGCCTGGTGACACCAAGCCCACCAGATGAGCCAGACACTGTGGCCACCAGCCTGGTGACACCAAGCCCACCAGATGAGCTGGACACTGTGGCCACCAGCCTGGTGACACCAAGCCCACCAGATGAGCCGGACACTGTGGCCACCAGCCTGGTGACACCAAGCCCACCAGATGAGCCGGATGCTATGGCCATCAGCCTGGTGACACCAGTGACACCAAGCCCACCAG ATGAGCCGGACACTGTGGCCACCGACCTGGTGACACCTGTGACACCAAGCCCACCAGATGAGCCGGATGCTGTGGCCACCAGCCTGGTGACACCTGTGACACCAAGCCCATCAGATGAGCTGGACACTATGGCCACCGACCTGGTGACACCTGTGACACCAAGCCCATCAGATGAGCCGGACACTATGGCCACTGACCTGGTGACACCAAGCCCATCAGATGAGCTGGACACTGTGGCCACCAGCCTGGTGACACCTGTGACACCAAGCCCACCAGATGAGCTGGACGCTGTGGCCACCAGCCTGGTAACACCTGTGACACCAAGCCCACCAGATGAGCCGGACACTATGGCCACCAGCCTGGTGACACCAAGTCCACCAGATGAGCCGGATGCTGTGGCCACCGACCTGGTGACACCAAGCCCACCAGATGAGCCGGACACTGTGGCCACTGACCTGGTGACACCAGTGACACCAAGCCCACTAGATGAGCTGGACATCATGGCCACTGACCTGGTGACACCGGTGACACTCAGCCTGCTGGACAAGATGGAAGTTGTGGACACTGTCCTGGTAACACCAGTGACATCCACCCTGAAGGATGCTGTGGCCATTGACTTGGTGGCATCAGTGACACCCACCCTGATGGCCGCTGCAGCCACCAACCTGGTGACATCAGTGACGCCACCACCCCTGGATGAGAGGGACACTGTAGCCATCGACCTGGTGACATCGGTGACACCTGCCCTGTTGGACACCACAGACACCGCCCCAGTGACCCCAAGCGTGGCGGACACCACGGATACCACACCGGTGACACCGGTGATACCAACCCCCCGCGATGAGACGGCCACCGTGACCACTGACGCAGCGACTCCCAGCCCAATAGACACCATGGCCACCCACCCGgtgacccccagccccccggccgctgctcctgccccatgtccccctcCCCGGGCCGTGTCCCCCGTGGCTCTGGCAGCCGGGGTGGCCCCATCCCAAGAGTCCTCAgctgtccccccgtgtcccctggcACAGGGGACGCTGTCACAGCCCCCTGGGGATGTCCCTGAGGAGTCGGAGCACGCGGCCACCGCCTCGCCCAAGGCTTTGTCCCCGGAGCTGCCGGACACGTCGCGCTCCCGCACCGCCTCCAGCTTCGTCACCGCCCCCGAGGGCAGCGCCGGAgagacccccccgcgcccccccgagccccgcggAGAGcccgaggaggaggaagaagaggatgaGGATGCGGCCCCCGTGCCCCCCTCGCCGCAGTTCACGGCCTCGGAGCGGGAGGTGTTTGTGGGGatccccccggccccccccgaACTGCTCCCACCACCCGGTGCCTTTtcggggcgcggggccgggccggctgTCACCGCCCCGCTCCGGGGGGCCCCGGGGGCCCTGCCCCCCGCCCTGCAGGAGCCGCCCACCCCCCGGCCGGGCCCTGAGCCCCCCGGCCACGCTGCAGGGGGCACCGATGCCAAAGTCCCCCCAAGTCCCCCGGGcccccccgcggccccccccgagcagcaggaggaagaggaggccgTGGCGGGGGTCGCACCCGGCCCTCTGCCAGCTGCGGGGGCTCAGCCGGGGCCTCCTCCCGAGCCCCCCCGCCCTGCGCCCCCCAAACTCAGCCAAGTGCCTCCTCCCGCCACGCCGGCCCCGCTGGCCCCGAgccccccccgggccccccgcaGCCAGGAGCcccccccggggctgcccctCTCCAGGAAGCACCTCGAAG ccccccagccctcctcGCAGAAGGAGCCggagccccggggccgggcagggggcccaggggctggggggggccgggccgccccccggGGGTCTCTGCAGTCGGAGTCGAGCTCGTCCAGCGAGGCTGaggccccccggccccccccggccccccagCGCTGCCAGCCCAACCATCGAG GGTCCGGGAACGAGTCTGAGAGCAACGACGAGTCCATCCCGGAGCTGGAGGAACCCGAGGGCTCGGAGCcgccccctgcccagccccag GTGCCCCTCGGCCACGCCCTCGGCCCCGGAGAGGAACCGCTCAGCAAAGCCAAGCAGAGCCGCAGCGAGAAGAAGGCCCGGAAG GCCATGTCCAAGCTGGGGCTGCGGCAGATCCACGGTGTCACCCGTATCACCATCCGCAAATCCAAGAACATCCTGTTCGTCATTTCCAAACCCGACGTCTTCAAGAGCCCCGTGTCCGACATCTACATCGTCTTCGGGGAGGCCAAG ATCGAGGACCTGTCCCAGCAAGTGCACAAGGCGGCGGCTGAGAAGTTCAAGGTGCCCCTGGAGCACTCGGCACTCGTGACCGACGCTGCACCTGCCCTGGCCATCAAGGAGGagagcgaggaggaggaggag GTGGACGAGACGGGGCTGGAGGTGCGGGACATCGAGCTGGTGATGGCCCAGGCCAACGTGTCACGGCCCAAGGCCGTGCGAGCGCTGCGGCACAACAACAACGACATCGTCAACGCCATCATG GAACTGACCATGTAG
- the NACAD gene encoding NAC-alpha domain-containing protein 1 isoform X7: MPEGAEAAPPPMPAIPPPMPAKEEARPPPEGASCDPGPAAAAPPGSPCRPPPPADPLDTRIVMGEETRCPPPEPRGGPPVPCPFPAPPKEPPPGRPPALDPELFFTAPSTPVRAGGVRPPPHEEPTDGDSEGLCSPPTSPSGSYMTAEGGSWGSSGTASTSPSCSPNLAAEAEGLGEAEGEAEGLGGALVLPPGLGDPPAFPPLSPEEEEEEDDDEDGPFALPGCADDEEDDDEDGQTPEEEEEEDEDEDEGSGLIPAALLPFRGSLLFQAEAVEISPRAPAEEEDEEDEGSTSASFLRSLSESSIPEGGDEAFAFRDDTDASSDSAAYDGDEDERLYGTERHAGDTGTLPGTPPALLGPAGVELHLHAGSPCHPPGQDTAPGSLGTPLAPPGGDAELDGDAFVTITGAWPPPEPPEELAATEGSGAAPGQGPCPELPVTGPVPRLLCAGDPQSHQLGGANGEPQDGPGGDSDGDNDIELSTGTADGHSELDSAAPSLGTSVTPTPLDEMDTAANNVVTPVTPSLMDTVYTDLVSPVIPTPLDEMDTAATSPVTPSPSDEPDTVATDMVTPGTPSPLDEPDTADTDVVTPSLMDSTATSLMAPSPSDAAATDAVTLVTPSPPDELDTMATSLVTPSPPDEPDTVATSLVTPSPPDELDTVATSLVTPSPPDEPDTVATSLVTPSPPDEPDAMAISLVTPVTPSPPDEPDTVATSLVTPVTPSPADEPDTVATDLVTPVTASPPDEPDTVATSLVTASPPDEPDTVATDLVTACPPDEPDTVATDLVTPVTPSPPDEPDAVATSLVTPVTPSPSDELDTMATDLVTPVTPSPSDEPDTMATDLVTPSPSDELDTVATSLVTPVTPSPPDELDAVATSLVTPVTPSPPDEPDTMATSLVTPSPPDEPDAVATDLVTPSPPDEPDTVATDLVTPVTPSPLDELDIMATDLVTPVTLSLLDKMEVVDTVLVTPVTSTLKDAVAIDLVASVTPTLMAAAATNLVTSVTPPPLDERDTVAIDLVTSVTPALLDTTDTAPVTPSVADTTDTTPVTPVIPTPRDETATVTTDAATPSPIDTMATHPVTPSPPAAAPAPCPPPRAVSPVALAAGVAPSQESSAVPPCPLAQGTLSQPPGDVPEESEHAATASPKALSPELPDTSRSRTASSFVTAPEGSAGETPPRPPEPRGEPEEEEEEDEDAAPVPPSPQFTASEREVFVGIPPAPPELLPPPGAFSGRGAGPAVTAPLRGAPGALPPALQEPPTPRPGPEPPGHAAGGTDAKVPPSPPGPPAAPPEQQEEEEAVAGVAPGPLPAAGAQPGPPPEPPRPAPPKLSQVPPPATPAPLAPSPPRAPRSQEPPPGLPLSRKHLEGSGNESESNDESIPELEEPEGSEPPPAQPQVPLGHALGPGEEPLSKAKQSRSEKKARKAMSKLGLRQIHGVTRITIRKSKNILFVISKPDVFKSPVSDIYIVFGEAKIEDLSQQVHKAAAEKFKVPLEHSALVTDAAPALAIKEESEEEEEVDETGLEVRDIELVMAQANVSRPKAVRALRHNNNDIVNAIMELTM; this comes from the exons ATGCCGGAGGGAGCGGAGGCAG CCCCCCCGCCGATGCCTGCGATCCCCCCGCCGATGCCGGCCAAGGAAGAGGCTCGTCCCCCGCCCGAGGGGGCCAGCTGTgaccccggccccgccgccgccgccccccccggCTCTCCCTgccggccgcccccgcccgcggACCCGCTGGATACCCGCATTGTGATGGGGGAGGAGACGCGCTGCCCCCCGCCCGAGCCTCGGGGGGGGCCCCCCGTGCCTTGCCCCTTCCCCGCGCCCCCCAAGGAGCCCCCCCCGGGCCGCCCCCCCGCGCTGGACCCCGAGCTGTTCTTCACGGCCCCCTCGACGCCGGTGCGGGCGGGGGGGGTGCGGCCGCCCCCCCACGAGGAGCCGACGGACGGGGACAGCGAGGGGCTGTGCTCGCCCCCCACGTCCCCCTCGGGGTCTTACATGACGGCCGAGGGCGGCAGCTGGGGCTCCTCGGGCACGGCCAGCACCTCCCCGTCCTGCTCCCCCAACCTGGCGGCCGAGGCTGAAGGCCTGGGCGAGGCTGAGGGCGAGGCTGAAGGTCTGGGGGGGGCCCTGGTGCTGCCCCCCGGCCTGGGGGACCCCCCGGCCttccccccactgtcccccgaggaggaggaggaggaggatgatgacGAAGACGGCCCCTTCGCCCTGCCGGGCTGTGCGGACgatgaggaggatgatgatgaggatGGGCAGACgccggaggaggaggaggaggaggatgaggacgaggacgagggcTCGGGGCTGATCCCGGCGGCGCTGCTCCCGTTCCGCGGCAGCCTCCTCTTCCAGGCCGAGGCCGTGGAGATCTCGCCCCGGGCCCCCgccgaggaggaggacgaggaggacgaagGCAGCACCTCGGCGTCCTTCCTGCGCTCGCTGTCCGAGAGCTCCATCCCCGAGGGCGGGGACGAGGCTTTCGCCTTCCGCGACGACACCGACGCCTCCTCGGACTCGGCCGCTTACGACGGGGACGAGGACGAGCGGCTCTACGGCACCGAGCGGCAcgcgggggacacggggacactcCCGGGCACCCCCCCGGCACTCCTCGGCCCCGCCGGCGTCGAGCTCCACCTCCATGCCGGGTCCCCGTGTCACCCCCCGGGCCAGGACACGGCTCCCGGATctttggggacacccctggcACCCCCTGGAGGGGACGCAGAGCTGGACGGCGACGCCTTTGTCACCATCACGGGGGCGTGGCCCCCGCCGGAGCCCCCCGAGGAGCTGGCAGCGACAGAAGGTTCTGGAGCGGCGCCGGGACAGGGACCTtgcccagagctgccagtgACTGGCCCTGTCCCCCGGCTGCTCTGTGCCGGGGACCCCCAGAGCCACCAGCTGGGGGGGGCCAATGGGGAGCCCCAGGACGGCCCTGGGGGTGACAGTGATGGTGACAATGACATTGAGCTCAGCACTGGGACAGCTGATGGCCACAGCGAGCTGGactctgcagcccccagcttGGGCACATCAGTGACACCGACCCCCCTGGATGAGATGGACACTGCAGCCAATAATGTGGTGACACCAGTGACACCCAGCCTGATGGACACAGTGTACACGGACCTGGTGTCACCAGTGATACCAACCCCACTGGACGAGATGGACACTGCAGCCACCAGCCCAGTGACACCCAGCCCGTCTGATGAGCCGGACACTGTGGCCACTGACATGGTGACACCAGGGACACCAAGCCCACTGGATGAGCCAGACACTGCAGACACTGATGTGGTGACACCCAGCCTGATGGACAGCACAGCTACCAGCCTGATGGCACCCAGCCCGTCAGATGCTGCAGCCACTGATGCAGTGACACTGGTGACACCAAGCCCCCCAGATGAGCTGGACACTATGGCCACCAGCCTGGTGACACCAAGCCCACCAGATGAGCCAGACACTGTGGCCACCAGCCTGGTGACACCAAGCCCACCAGATGAGCTGGACACTGTGGCCACCAGCCTGGTGACACCAAGCCCACCAGATGAGCCGGACACTGTGGCCACCAGCCTGGTGACACCAAGCCCACCAGATGAGCCGGATGCTATGGCCATCAGCCTGGTGACACCAGTGACACCAAGCCCACCAGATGAACCGGACACTGTGGCCACCAGCCTGGTGACACCAGTGACACCAAGCCCAGCAGATGAGCCAGATACTGTGGCCACTGACCTGGTGACACCAGTGACAGCAAGCCCACCAGACGAGCCGGACACTGTGGCCACCAGCCTGGTGACAGCAAGCCCACCAGACGAGCCGGACACTGTGGCCACTGACCTGGTGACAGCATGCCCACCAGATGAGCCGGACACTGTGGCCACCGACCTGGTGACACCTGTGACACCAAGCCCACCAGATGAGCCGGATGCTGTGGCCACCAGCCTGGTGACACCTGTGACACCAAGCCCATCAGATGAGCTGGACACTATGGCCACCGACCTGGTGACACCTGTGACACCAAGCCCATCAGATGAGCCGGACACTATGGCCACTGACCTGGTGACACCAAGCCCATCAGATGAGCTGGACACTGTGGCCACCAGCCTGGTGACACCTGTGACACCAAGCCCACCAGATGAGCTGGACGCTGTGGCCACCAGCCTGGTAACACCTGTGACACCAAGCCCACCAGATGAGCCGGACACTATGGCCACCAGCCTGGTGACACCAAGTCCACCAGATGAGCCGGATGCTGTGGCCACCGACCTGGTGACACCAAGCCCACCAGATGAGCCGGACACTGTGGCCACTGACCTGGTGACACCAGTGACACCAAGCCCACTAGATGAGCTGGACATCATGGCCACTGACCTGGTGACACCGGTGACACTCAGCCTGCTGGACAAGATGGAAGTTGTGGACACTGTCCTGGTAACACCAGTGACATCCACCCTGAAGGATGCTGTGGCCATTGACTTGGTGGCATCAGTGACACCCACCCTGATGGCCGCTGCAGCCACCAACCTGGTGACATCAGTGACGCCACCACCCCTGGATGAGAGGGACACTGTAGCCATCGACCTGGTGACATCGGTGACACCTGCCCTGTTGGACACCACAGACACCGCCCCAGTGACCCCAAGCGTGGCGGACACCACGGATACCACACCGGTGACACCGGTGATACCAACCCCCCGCGATGAGACGGCCACCGTGACCACTGACGCAGCGACTCCCAGCCCAATAGACACCATGGCCACCCACCCGgtgacccccagccccccggccgctgctcctgccccatgtccccctcCCCGGGCCGTGTCCCCCGTGGCTCTGGCAGCCGGGGTGGCCCCATCCCAAGAGTCCTCAgctgtccccccgtgtcccctggcACAGGGGACGCTGTCACAGCCCCCTGGGGATGTCCCTGAGGAGTCGGAGCACGCGGCCACCGCCTCGCCCAAGGCTTTGTCCCCGGAGCTGCCGGACACGTCGCGCTCCCGCACCGCCTCCAGCTTCGTCACCGCCCCCGAGGGCAGCGCCGGAgagacccccccgcgcccccccgagccccgcggAGAGcccgaggaggaggaagaagaggatgaGGATGCGGCCCCCGTGCCCCCCTCGCCGCAGTTCACGGCCTCGGAGCGGGAGGTGTTTGTGGGGatccccccggccccccccgaACTGCTCCCACCACCCGGTGCCTTTtcggggcgcggggccgggccggctgTCACCGCCCCGCTCCGGGGGGCCCCGGGGGCCCTGCCCCCCGCCCTGCAGGAGCCGCCCACCCCCCGGCCGGGCCCTGAGCCCCCCGGCCACGCTGCAGGGGGCACCGATGCCAAAGTCCCCCCAAGTCCCCCGGGcccccccgcggccccccccgagcagcaggaggaagaggaggccgTGGCGGGGGTCGCACCCGGCCCTCTGCCAGCTGCGGGGGCTCAGCCGGGGCCTCCTCCCGAGCCCCCCCGCCCTGCGCCCCCCAAACTCAGCCAAGTGCCTCCTCCCGCCACGCCGGCCCCGCTGGCCCCGAgccccccccgggccccccgcaGCCAGGAGCcccccccggggctgcccctCTCCAGGAAGCACCTCGAAG GGTCCGGGAACGAGTCTGAGAGCAACGACGAGTCCATCCCGGAGCTGGAGGAACCCGAGGGCTCGGAGCcgccccctgcccagccccag GTGCCCCTCGGCCACGCCCTCGGCCCCGGAGAGGAACCGCTCAGCAAAGCCAAGCAGAGCCGCAGCGAGAAGAAGGCCCGGAAG GCCATGTCCAAGCTGGGGCTGCGGCAGATCCACGGTGTCACCCGTATCACCATCCGCAAATCCAAGAACATCCTGTTCGTCATTTCCAAACCCGACGTCTTCAAGAGCCCCGTGTCCGACATCTACATCGTCTTCGGGGAGGCCAAG ATCGAGGACCTGTCCCAGCAAGTGCACAAGGCGGCGGCTGAGAAGTTCAAGGTGCCCCTGGAGCACTCGGCACTCGTGACCGACGCTGCACCTGCCCTGGCCATCAAGGAGGagagcgaggaggaggaggag GTGGACGAGACGGGGCTGGAGGTGCGGGACATCGAGCTGGTGATGGCCCAGGCCAACGTGTCACGGCCCAAGGCCGTGCGAGCGCTGCGGCACAACAACAACGACATCGTCAACGCCATCATG GAACTGACCATGTAG